The Comamonas testosteroni genome contains the following window.
CCGCCGATACCCAGGCGCTGATGCAGAACTTCTCTGTGGTCCGCCCACGCTTCAGCCAGAACGGCGGAGAGACCCTGTACCAGGCCATCTGCCAGGGGTGCCACATGGTCAAGGGCGAAGGTGCCAAGGGCGCGGGCTTCTACCCGGCGCTGGCCTCCAACCCCAAGCTGGCAGCCGCTGCCTACCCGGCCTCGGTTGTCATGAACGGCCTGCACGGCATGCCGTCCTTTGCCAGCAAGCTGTCCGATGAGCAGATTGCCGACGTCGTGAACTATGTGCGCAGCAACTTCGGCAATCAGTACCCGGACAAGCTGTCTGCCGCCGACGTCAAACCCTTTCGCATCACCCCATAAATCCATTCAGGAGATCACATGAGCATCCCATCCATCTTCAAGACCGCAACCACTGCCGCCCTGCTGGGCGCTGCAGTCCTGCTCACCGGCTGCGCAGCCACCACCTCCGGCGGTGGCGATGTCCTGCGTTACAAGACACCGGGCTCGACCTTCCCCATCGCCGCAGCCGTGGAAATTCCCACCGATGCCCGCACTGTCTACCTCTCGGGCAAGGTACCGCCCGTGGTGGACAAATCCAAGCCCGCCGGCGATCCTGCTGCCTATGGCGGCGACACCGAAGGCCAGACCGTGGCCATCCTCAAGGGCCTGGAAGAGCAGCTCAAGGGCATGAATCTCGGCATGAGCGATGTGGTGAAGATGCAGGTCTTCCTGGTGGCCGATCCCGCCAAGGGCAACAAGATGGACTTTGCCGGCTTCATGCGTGGCTACACCCAGTTCTTTGGCACGGCTGCCCAGCCCAACCTGCCCGCACGTTCTGCCTTCCAGATTGCAGCCCTGGCCAACCCGGCCTGGTATGTGGAAATCGAGGTCGTGGCAGTGCGTGCCGCCAAGCCCGTCAAGTAAGTCACGCGCCGGCCTTGCATTCATCGCCGGCCCGGTCAGCGATGAATGTCGATTCCCGCGCTGCTCAGTGGGAGGGGAAGCCCGTTTCCTGCTGGGCGCTGCGCGTATCGAGCGCCAGGAAATGGTGAACCACGGGCTTGTCCGGCCCCTGGTGGTAGCGCAAAGCGGCGGCCTGCAGATCGGCGTCGGCCTTGGACACGCGACCATGCTGGCGCAGGTGCTCGGCCCAGGACTCGACCAGGAACCACTCGATCACCCGGCCCGGCTCGCCGGTGTGCTCGGCCACGCCCCAGGCATAAGCCCCATCGCGACGGCGCTCCTCGGCCACTTGCTGCATGGCCTGGAAAAAGGCGGTCAGGTCTTGATGCGCAATCCGGTACTCGATCTGAATCATGACCGGGCCGCGGTCGTGGGCCACGGGTTCAGCCAGCAGGGGCTCGGGCCAGTGGTTGGACGGCTGCAGATCGGCCTCGCCAGTGGGCAGCTTCACGCGGTGGAAAACCAGGGACACCAGCACCAGGCCAACGGCTCCGATCAGCAGCGTGACCGGCAGGCCCAGCAGGCCGGCGATCAGACCCCAGCCCAGACTGCCCAGCGCCATGGCGCCGTTGAACACCATCAGGTAGATGGCGAGACCCCGGCCGCGCACCCAGTTCGGCAGCACCGCCTGGGCCACGCCGTTGAGCGTGGTCAGCGCAACAATCCAGCCCAGACCCAGCACCAGCATCAGCGCCACTGCAGCCCACTGGGGCGGCGCCAGGCTCAGCACTGCCATCACCACGGCAGTAACCACCGAGGCCAGCAACACCAGACCGTCGGTATCGAGGCGCTTGCGCAGCTTGGGCAGCAGCACGGCACCCAGGATGGCACCGGCACCCACTGCACCCAGCATCACGCCATAAAAACCGGCCGTGCCGCCCAGCATGCGGCGCGCCACCAGGGGCAGCAAGGCCCAGACCGAGCTGGCGAACAGGAAGAACACAGCGGCGCGCAGCAGCACCACATGCAGTTCGCGGCTGGCACGGGCATAGCGCACACCGGCCCGGAAGGCGCCAAAGAACTGCTCGTTGAGCGCCGAGGCCTCGGCCTTGGGACGCTTCCACCAGATGAGGGCAGCGATCACGAACACATAGCTGAGCACGTCGAGACCGTATGCCGCTGCGGCGCCGAAACTGGCCAGCAGCAGACCACCGGCGGCCGGGCCGATGGCACGGGCGATGTTGATGCCCAAGGAATTCAGGGCCACAGCGCTCTTGAGTTCGCTGCGCGGCACCAGCTCGGGCACGATGGACTGCCAGGTCGGCCCCATGAGGGCGGCACCGATGCCGCCGACAAAGGTCAGGGCCACCAGGTATTCCACCGTGAGGGTGTTGGTCTGGGCCAGCACCAGCAGCGTGCCGCTCACGGCTCCCAGCAGCACCTGCACGGCGATCAGGAAGCGGCGACGGTCCAGGATGTCGGACAGCACGCCGGCCGGGATGGCCAGCAGAAAGACCGGCAGCGTGGCCGCCGTCTGAATCATGGCGACGGCCGTGGGGCTGGACGAGAGTTCGGTCACCATCCAGGCGCTGGCCACATCGCGCATGAAGCTGCCGATATTGCCCAGCACAGTGGCGGCCCACAGCACGGCAAAGACGGGAATGGCCAGGGGTGCGAAGCTGCCCGAGGCGTTTTTTCTGTTATCCGGCATGCGAGCCTCCGAGATCGTGCCAGGCGACGAGCAACATGCCGCCGACCAAGCCCCAGTGTTCAAAAAATGCGTTGGCAGCACGCTGGCGCTCGGCCTGCGGCGCTGCCCAGAAGCGGTCTGCCAGCAAGGCCGCCAGCACGGTGAATCCGGCCAGGGCCAGAGCCCCCAGCCAGCGGTACCAGCCCGTAAGGATCAGGGCCGAGGCCGCCAGCTGCAGCACCAGAGCGGCGGCTGCGATGGGTGCGGCCGGGGTCAGGCCCAGGGCCTTCACCTCGGCTACAGCCCCGCGGAAATCCCGGGCCTTGTACCAGCCACCCTGCAGGTAGGCCACACACAGGCACAGCAGGGCCAGCGACTGCACCCAGGGGGCGGTGGCTGCAGCGCGCAGCGCCTCACCCATGTCACACCGCCCAGCAGGCGCAGCCCAGCGCGCCCCAGAAGCCCTTGAGATCGGCCACGGGCAGCTTGCTGCTCCAGGCCGTGGCATGGGCATGCCCGTGCAGATTGCAGTTGCTGGCGCAGCCGCAGCTGGCAGCGGCGTTGCGCATCACGGACTGCAGCGGCGCGCCTTCCTGCACTCCCCAGGCGCCGTAGCCCTTGAAGGTGCGCACGGGGGACCAGTCAGGCATGGCCAGGGGCGGGGCCGATTCATCGAAGTCGGCGAAGGCGCCGACGCCGTAGACCACCTTGCCACCCACCACGGTGAGCAGGGCCGATGTGTCGGCAATGTCGGACTCGGGGCAGGCGAAGAAGTCGCGGTCGGGCACGATCAGGTCGGCCAGCTGGCCCACCTGGATGCGGCCTTTCTTGCCCTGTTCGTTGCTGAACCAGGTCACGTTTTCGGTCCACATGCGCAGCGCCTGGTCGCGGCTCAGGCAGTTGCGCTGGGGCGTGAGCTGCAGGCCGCCCACGGTCTTGCCCGTGATGAGCCAGGACAGCGAAACCCAGGGGTTGTAGCTGGCAACGCGGGTGGCATCGGTGCCGGCTGACACGTTGACGCCTTTTTCCAGCATGCGCTTGACGGGCGGCGTGGCCTCGGCCGCAGCGGCGCCATAGCGCTCGACGAAGTATTCGCCCTGGTAGGCCATGCGATGCTGCACTGCCACGCCACCGCCCAGGGCCGCAATACGGTCGATGGACTTCTCGGAAATGGTTTCGGCGTGGTCGAAGAACCAGTTCAGGCCGGCCAGGGGCGTGTCCTGGTTCACCTTCTCGAACACATTGAGCGCGCGGTCTATGGTCTCGTCGTAGGTGGCGTGCATGCGCCAGGGCCAGCGGTTCTGGGCGAGGATGCGCACCACTTCTTCGAGCTCGCCTTCCATGCCGGGCGCCAGCTCGGGCTGGGGCTGGCGGAAGTCCTCGAAGTCGGCGGCCGAGAACACCAGCATCTCGCCTGCGCCGTTGTGGCGGAAGTAGTCCGTACCCTGCTTGTACTGCGAAGTGGAGGTCCAGCGCAGAAAGTCGTCCTTCTCTTCCTTGGGCTTTTGCGTGAACAGGTTGTAGGCCAGGCGGATGGTGAGCTGGTCGGCATCGGCCAGCTCCTGAATCACGTCGTAGTCGTCGGGATAGTTCTGCATGCCGCCGCCAGCGTCAATGGCGCCGGTCACACCCAGGCGGTTGAGTTCGCGCATGAAGTGGCGTGTCGAGTTGACCTGGTAGTCGCGTGGCAGCTTGGGCCCCTTGGCCAGCGTGGCGTAGAGAATGGAAGCATTGGGTTTGGCCAGCAGCAGGCCCGTGGGGTTGCCGACGCTGTCGCGCAGGATCTGGCCGCCGGGCGGCTCGGGCGTGTCCTTGGTGTAGCCCACGGCACGCAGGGCGGCGGCATTGAGTAGGGCACGGTCGTACAGATGCAGGATGAAGACCGGGGTGTCGGGCGCCACGGCGTTCAGCTCGGCCAGCGTGGGCAGACGCTTTTCCACAAACTGGTGCTCGCTGAAGCCGCCTACCACGCGCACCCACTGGGGCGCAGGAGTCACATCCACCTGCGCCTTGAGCATGGCCATGGCATCGGCCAGGCTCTTCACGCCGTCCCAGCGCAGCTCCATGTTGAAGTTCAGGCCACCACGGATCAGATGCAGGTGGTTGTCGATCAGACCCGGCAGCGCACTGCGTCCGCCCAGATCGATGCGTTGGGTCCGCGCGCCGGCCAGGGGCAGGACTTCGCGGTCGCTGCCGACGGCACTGAAGCGCCCCTGGCTTACTGCCACGGCCGTGGCTGTGGGCTTGCTGCGGTCCAGCGTGGTGAAACGGCCGTTGAACAGGATCAGATCGGGGGTGGAGGGCTGGGTCATGGAGGTCTCCGGTGGTTCAGCGACGCGAAGAGTGCGCCAGATTTCGTAGCGAGCAGACCGAGATCGCATTGAGGACCGCTGCCGTACATGCGCACGGCGATAACCGAAGGTGCAAGATCGGTCTGCGCAGTAGAAAGATGATGTGCTCTTTTTAGCCTTCGTGGGCGCCGAACATGGTCTTGGCGTAGGTGATGCCGATGCCGTAGCCGCCACCCAGCTTCTTGGCGATGCCTGTGGTCATGTCATAAGTCTCGGTGCGGGCCCAGTCGCGCTGCATTTCCAGCAGGTATTGCAAGGACGTGATGGGCTGGGCACCGGCCTGGACCATGCGCTCCATGGCGCGGTTGTGGGCTTCGGTGGAGATGTCGCCGCAGGCATCGGCAATCACGAAGACCTCAAAGCCCTGGTCCAGCGCCGACAGGGCCGGTCCGACGATGCACACGCTGGTCCACAGGCCGGCCAGCACGATGCGGGGCTTGCCGATCTCGTTGACCTTGCGGATCACGGCCTCGTCTTCCCAGGTATTCATCGAGGTGCGATCCAGCAGGGACTGACCGGGGAAAGGCGCAGTCACTTCCTCGAACATGGGGCCGGAGAAACTCTTTTCTGCCACGGTGGTGAGGATGGTCGAGGCTCCGAAGCCGGCGGCAGCCGAAGCGACCAGGGCGGCGTTGGAGCGCAGTTGTACGGGGTCGATGGAGTGCGTGGCAAAGGCCATCTGCGACTGGAAGTCGATCATGATCAGCGTGTGGTCATGGGGGTTGAGCAGCTTGGCACCGGGCTTGGCGACGGCGATGGGACGGGCGTTGGCGTTGGCGTTGGTCATGGTGAAACTCCTGGGTAAAACGTGAGCGAGAGGCTGCAGGGGAAACAAGAAAGCAGAATGAAAACCGGGGTGTGAAAACTGTTGCTTACAAGGTGGGCAGTTCGCGGGGACGCAGATCAAAGACCAGCACCTCGGCACCTTCTCCCTGATCGAAGCGCAGGGCCCCGGCGTTGCGGATGCGGGCGCCGTCGCCTTCGGACAGACGCTCTCCGTTCACGCAGAGGCTGCCGCGGGCCACATGCACATAGACATGGCGCTCGGGCCCCACATCGAGTTCGGCGCACTCTTCACCGTCGAACAGCCCGGCATAGACCCGGGCGTCCTGGCGCACGGCCAGCGTGCCGTCCCGGCCTTCGGGGGCGATGATCAGGCGCAGGCGTCCGCGCTTGTCGGCATCGTCCACATGGACCTGCTGATAGCGTGGAGCGGCGCCACGCTCTGCGGGCACGATCCAGATCTGCAGAAAGTGCACCGGGTCCTGGGCCGAGTGATTGAACTCGCTGTGCTCCACACCGGTGCCGGCGCTCATCACCTGCACGTCGCCGGGACGGATCACCGAGCCCGTGCCCATGGAGTCCTTGTGCTCCAGGGCGCCATCGAGCACATAGGAGAAGATTTCCATGTCGCGGTGGCCGTGGGTGCCGAAGCCCTGACCGGGGGACACATGGTCGTCATTGATGACCAGCAGATCCGAAAACCCTTGCTGGTTGGCATCGCGGTAGTGGCCGAAGGAGAAGGTGTGGCGCGATTGCAGCCAGCCATGGTTGGCGCGACCGCGGTGGTTGGATGGGCGAACTTCAAGCATTTCTATCTCCTAGACAATCGATGGTGTTCACACTTCCTGCTGCTGGCCTGCCGGCCTTGTTTTGCTGCATTCCGTGTGGCGATGAATGAAGTATCCGCGGCCTGATATGCGGTCATGCTGAAAGAAAATCCTCTCAATCATCGATAATTTCGATGATTATTTTTCAGGCACCCCAATATGCTCAAACTCTCTCTGGAAGCCATCGAACTGGTGGACACCATTGCGCGCCATGGCTCGTTCGCCGGTGCGGCAGAGCGCCTGCACAAAGTACCGTCAACCATCTCCTATGCCGTGTCCAAGCTCGAGGAACAGCTGGGGCTGAACCTGTTTGTGCGCAACGGCCCGCGCGTCAGTCTCACGCCAGCGGGCGAGGAACTGCTCAAGGAAGGGCGCTGGCTGCTGGCGGCCGCGCGTCAGCTCGAATCTCGGCTGCGCCAGATCGCCACGGGCTTCGAGACCGAAGTGCGCCTGGTGCATGACTCGTTGATCCCCACCAGCGCCTTGGGCGCCGACATTCAGGCCTTCGAGGCGCTGAACAGCGGCACGCGTCTGCGCATCGGCAGCGAGACGCTGACCGGCACCTGGGAAGCCCTGCGCGAAGGCCGGGCCGACCTGATCGTGGCTGCGGGCGAAGGCCCGGCCGGCGGCGGCCACAAGGCCGTGGCCGTGGGCCAGCTCGATTTCGTGTTCTGCGTGACGGCCAGCCACCCGCTGGCGCGCCTGGGCCGGCCACTGGCGCGCAGCGACCTGCTGGAACACACCGCCGTGGTGGTGGGTGACGGCGCGCGCTCGCTGACCGACCGCACCGTGGGCCTGCTCACCGGCCAGCGACGCATCACCGTGCCGAGCATGCAGGCCAAGATCGAATGCCAGGCCGCCGGGCTGGGCCACGGCTTTGTGCCGCGCGCCTGCGTGCGTGTGGAGCTGGAGACCGGGGTGCTGGTGGAACTGGCGGTGGAAGAGCCGCGTCCGCCCGAAACCTTCTGGCTGGCCTGGCGCAGCGATGCCCGCGGCCGGGCCCAGCAATGGTGGCGCGAGCGCCTCAGCCGCCCACTGCTGCCCGGCATACTTCCCTACTGAAACGGCCCTGCAACGCAAGGAGGCAGGGCCGTGGTGATGTGAGCCGACGAGGTCTGCGGCAACGGTTCAAGCCATGCCCGGGACCTCGCGAAGCTCAGGGACGGGACTCTCAGTCCAGCTTCACGCCAGCCGTCTTGATGACCTCACCCCAGCGCTTGGCTTCGGTGCGTGCCATCTGGTGGAACTGCTCGGGCGTGCCGGGAAGGGCTTCCATGCCGAAGTCGGCCATGCGCTTGACCACATCGGGGTCCTTGAGGGCTTTTTGCAGGTCTGCATTGAGACGCTGCACGATGGCTGGCGGCAATCCCTTGGGACCCAGAATGCCCTGGAAGGCGTAGACCTCGGAATCCTTGAGACCCAGCTCGGCCAGCGTAGGCACGTTGGGAAGATTGGGCACGCGCTTGGCCGTGCCTATGGCCAGGGCCCGCACCTTGCCGGACTGAATCACGGGCAGGCCCGATGCCAGATCCAGGAACATGCAAGGCACCTGGCCGCCCATCACATCGGCCAGCGCGGGCGCGGCGCCCTTGTAGGGGATATGGGTCAGGCTGGTGCCGGTGCGGTTCTTGAACAGCTCCATGGCCAGATGGTGGGGCGAGCCATTGCCGGGCGAGGCGTAGTTGAGCTTGCCGGGGTTGGCCTTGGCATAGGCCAGGAATTCCTTGAAGTCCTTGGCTTCGAATGCGGGGTTGACCACCAGCGCCATGGGGAAGCGGCTGATGCCGCCCACATAGGTGAAATCCTTGTCGGGGCTGAAAGGCAGCTTGCTGAACAGGTGTTCGTTGAACGCCAGGATGGCGTTGTCGGCCGACATGATGGTGTAGCCATCAGGCTTGGCCGCAGCAACGAGCTGGCCGCCGATATTGGTCGAGGCGCCCGGACGGTTGTCCACCACGATGGTCTGGTTCAGCGTCTTGCGCATGGACTCGGCCACGGTGCGGGCCAGCACATCGGTGCCGCCTCCGGGTGGGTAGGGCACAACCCAGCGCACGGGGTTGGCAGGCCAGTCCTGCGCCATGGCGAAGGGGGATGCGGCAGCAGCCGAGCTGGCTGCCACGGCAGCCAGGAATTGACGACGATCCATCGTTTGTCTCCTTGAGGGTGATGTAGGGGGGTTGTGGAATGATTTTTGGACCCCGCCAGGCTGCCTTTTTCTATTAATTGATAGCTGCCTGCGCTTGTCTCTATTCGGTTTGAATCGGTTTTGACTCCGATTTCTGTATGGGTGGCAGTTTGAAGCTCACGCGCTCGACCTGATAGCCTTTCTGACGCAGCAGCTCGGGCAGCCCCATGGGCCCGACCATATGCAGTGCACCCACGGCAGCAAACACGGTCTTGCCCTGCTGGAGCTGACGAACAATGCCATCTGCCATGCCCGGATTGCGTCCATCCATGAGGCGCGCGTACTTGAGCCGATCACGCTCGGTCTTGATGCAGTCGCACCAGTCGGCATAGTTCTCCAGCTGTTTTTCGTTGCCGCTGGCCCAGATATTCGCCAGTTGCTGCAGGATTTCCGGAGCCTTGGGGTCATCAAGCTGGTCCAGCCCGTCGCGCACGCTTTCCTGCACCTCCAAGGGATCGTCGGAAAGCAGCTCCTCGAGCTGGGTCTGCGCCGACTCCAGCCCCACCACAGGCTTGTGCAACGCATGGGCCATGCCTGCCAGCAGCAGATCGGCGCCAAACTCGGCCACCAGTCCCTGCTTGCGGCCCAGTTGGCTGACCAGGCCCAGCAGTTGGGCGTCCGGACGTTGTGTGCTCAGATGCTCGGCACAGGCCTGCTTTCGATGCTGCGCCAGCCGGGCCTCCAGCTCTGCGGGCAGCGCAGGGGCGTCGACACGGGCCTGGAAGCCTTCAATCAACTGCTGCATGACCTGCGGATTCAGCACATCGAGCTCCAGCGCCAGCAGGTCCACCCCGTACATGGAGCGCACGATGGTGCGACCGGGCAGGATCCACTCCCGCTTGCCCACATGCAAGGTGCCGTAAAGCCAGCTGGTGCGCTCGCCGTCCTGCACGCGCCAGAGCAGGCCCCTATCCTGCACATGGGGGGCCATGGCCTGCACTTCGGCCGGTGTTGGCGGGCTGAACGGCGGCGGGCAACTGGCAGCAGGTTCGGCGGCTGGTTCTGCCGCCATGGACAGGCCCGTCAACAAGGCGAGCGCCATGGCCGGCACGGCCTTCAGAGGCAAAATCCAGCGCGAGAGATTAAGACTTGGCATGGGCATGACGACTGCAACGAGAGCTTAGTCTTCGGAGCTATCCACAGGCTGAGCTTCGTGCAAGTCATCCTTGCTGCCGCCGGGCGGCGCAATGTTCTGGTCGATGGCGCCGAAGATGCTCTGGCCGTCCTTGCCCTTCATCTCGATGCGGATGGTGTCGCCGAACTGCATGAACTCGGTCTTGGGCGTGCCGTCCTGAATGGTCTCTATGCAGCGCTTTTCGGCAATGCAGCTATAGCCCTTGGGCCATTCCATGCGCTTGTTCTTGCCGCTGCCGGTCTCCACGCCCTTGTTGCTCACCGTGCCGCTGCCCACGATGGAGCCGGCACGTACATTGCGGGTCTTGGCGATATGGGCGATCAGTTGGCCGAAGTGAAAAGTCATCTCCTCGCCCGCATCGCACATGCCGACCTTGCGGCCGTTCCAGGTGCTCTGCAGCGTCAGATGCAGGCGGCCGCTCTTCCAGGCATCGCCCAGCTCGTCCAGTGTCACGGCCACAGGGCTGAAGGCCGTGGCGGGCTTGCTCTGAAAGAAACCAAAGCCCTTGGCCAGTTCGCCGGGTATCAGATTGCGCAGGCTCACGTCATTGGCCAGCATGACAAGACGGATGCCGCCCAGCGCATCCCTGGCATCCGTACCCATGGGCACATCGCCGGTGACGACGGCAATCTCTGCCTCGAAGTCTATGCCCATGGCCGTGCTGGGCACGATCACATCGTCGCAGGGGCCGATAAAGTCATCGCTGCCGCCCTGGTACATCAGCGGGTCGGTGTAGAAGTTGGCCGGCACCTCGGCATTGCGCGCCTTGCGTACCAACTCCACATGGTTGATATAGGCCGAGCCATCGGCCCACTGATAAGCTCGCGGCAGCGGTGCCATGCATCGCCGGGGATCGAAGGGAAACGCGTGGCGGGCCTTGCCGCTATTGAGCTCGTACGACAGATCCTGCAACTGGGGGGCCATATAGCTCCAGTCATCCAGCACCTGCTGCATGCGGTTGGCAATGCCGGTGGCATAGCAGGCCTGGCTCAGGTCGCGCGAGACCACGATCAGTTGTCCGTCGCGAGAGCCATCCTTGTAGGTTGCCAGTTTCATTCTCTGTCCCTCTGCTCACGGCAGCGGTGCTGGCACAATGCCTGACAACGCTAGCCAAAATTACGATTGGTTAAATTGATTTAACTAAACAAAACACGATTCTATTGCAATGGAAAAGGAACGCGCAGGGATTCAGTCGGTCGAAGTGGGTTTCTCCCTCATCGAAGCGCTGGCGCAGGCCAGCGGCCCGCTGATGCTCAAGGATGTCGCCGCCGCCGCCGGCATGAGTGCCGCCAAGGCGCACCGCTATCTGGTGAGCTTTCAGCGCATCGGCCTGGTGGCGCAGGACGAGCGCAATTCGCGCTACGACCTGGGTCCTGCGGCACTGAAGATCGGTCTGGCCTCGCTGGCCCGCCTCGACCCGGTGCGTCTGGCGCGGGAGCGCATTCCGGCGCTGCTCGAGACCCTCAATCACACGCTGGCCATTGCCGTCTGGGGCAACCATGGCCCGACCATCGTGCATTGGGAGGAATCGGCGCAGTCTGTCACCGCCAATCTGCGCCTGGGCGACGTCATGCCCATGCTGGCCTCGGCCACGGGGCGCTGCTTCGGCGCCTGGCTGCCACGCGAGGCTACGGCCGCGTTGCTGGAGCCCGAGATCGAGCGTGCACGCAAGGCCAGACGCCAGGACCTGCCCCAGACCGAAGAGGCCGTTGCGGACATGCTGGCCGAAGTCCGTGCGCGCGGCACGGCCCGCGTGGTCGATACCGTGCTGCCGGGCATCGTGGCCTTCTGCGTGCCGGTCTTCGATGCCTCCGGCCATATCGTGCTGGGGCTTATGACCCTGGGCTCGCTGGCGACTTTCGACCCGGACTATGGTGGAGCCATCGACGCGCCGCTGCAGGCGGCCGCCCGCCAGCTCTCCAGCGATCTGGGCTGGCGCGCCGCTCCCGGCCACTGAAACCCGCAATCTCCGAATCACGCTCATGGGCCGCTCCCCTCAGGCAAGCCAGGCACGCAAGACACTGCTGCCCATCACCGGCTTGGTGCTGGCAGCCCATGGGCTGTTGCTCTGGGGCCTGCCCGAACTGAGCCCGCCGGACAAGGCAGCGGACGACCAGATCGTGATGGAGACGCGTATGCTGCAGGCGCCTCCTCCTCCGCCTGCACCCGCAGCGCCCAAGCCGGCTCCAACTCCAGCTCCGGCGCCTCAACCCAAGGCTGCACCCCGTGCGCCAGCGCCGACTCCTGCTCCCGTGCCAGCTCCCGTACCGGACGAACAGGAGTCGGCGTCAAATCCGCCTCCAACTCAGGAGCAACAAACGCAGGAAGCGCCTGAAACAGAAGCACCCGCCAATACAGGGCAGCCCGCTGCTGCTGCAGAGCCGGTTCCCGAGCCCATGGCCGAGCCTCCCGAAGCCAATGCTGCCGACACGGCCCGCCCCATCCAGGTCACGCCCGCAGGCAGCGCGCCGCTGCCGCCAGGCTCTGTACTGCCCGTCACCCTGCCCAATTCCGCCACGCTGGAGTTCAACGCCTCGGGTCAGGTCAAGGGTTTTCAATACTCGGCCGGCGCCCAGCTGCAATGGCAGCATGACGGCCAGTACTACCAGGCCAGACAGTCGATCAGCATGTTCTTGCTGGGCGAGCGCTCCCAGACCAGCGAGGGGCTGATCACGCCCAAGGGCCTGCAGCCGCTCAATTTCAGCGACAAGGGGCGCAAAACCCAGTCCGCCGCCTTCGACGTAGCCGACGGCAAGGCGCACTACAGCGGCGGCCAGACCGATGCGGCGATTGGCGATGGCGTGCAGGACCGCCTCAGCGTGTTTCTGCAGCTCTCGGCCCTGATGGCTGCCGCCCCCGAAAAATATCCGCCAGGCACACTGATAGAACTGACCACCAGCAGCGCACGCTCAGCCGTGCGCTGGCAGTTCCGCGTGGGTGCCAGCGAGGCGCTGGAGCTGCCATTTGGCAGCGTCATGGCGCTGCGTCTGGACAAGCTGCCCGGCAAAAGCAGCAGCGACCAGCGCGGATCGGTCTGGCTGGCACCGTCCATGCAATACCTGCCCGTGCGCAT
Protein-coding sequences here:
- a CDS encoding DUF3108 domain-containing protein, encoding MGRSPQASQARKTLLPITGLVLAAHGLLLWGLPELSPPDKAADDQIVMETRMLQAPPPPPAPAAPKPAPTPAPAPQPKAAPRAPAPTPAPVPAPVPDEQESASNPPPTQEQQTQEAPETEAPANTGQPAAAAEPVPEPMAEPPEANAADTARPIQVTPAGSAPLPPGSVLPVTLPNSATLEFNASGQVKGFQYSAGAQLQWQHDGQYYQARQSISMFLLGERSQTSEGLITPKGLQPLNFSDKGRKTQSAAFDVADGKAHYSGGQTDAAIGDGVQDRLSVFLQLSALMAAAPEKYPPGTLIELTTSSARSAVRWQFRVGASEALELPFGSVMALRLDKLPGKSSSDQRGSVWLAPSMQYLPVRIKLTQGQDDFVDLQLKKYLPAPQ
- a CDS encoding Bug family tripartite tricarboxylate transporter substrate binding protein, giving the protein MDRRQFLAAVAASSAAAASPFAMAQDWPANPVRWVVPYPPGGGTDVLARTVAESMRKTLNQTIVVDNRPGASTNIGGQLVAAAKPDGYTIMSADNAILAFNEHLFSKLPFSPDKDFTYVGGISRFPMALVVNPAFEAKDFKEFLAYAKANPGKLNYASPGNGSPHHLAMELFKNRTGTSLTHIPYKGAAPALADVMGGQVPCMFLDLASGLPVIQSGKVRALAIGTAKRVPNLPNVPTLAELGLKDSEVYAFQGILGPKGLPPAIVQRLNADLQKALKDPDVVKRMADFGMEALPGTPEQFHQMARTEAKRWGEVIKTAGVKLD
- a CDS encoding fumarylacetoacetate hydrolase family protein, which encodes MKLATYKDGSRDGQLIVVSRDLSQACYATGIANRMQQVLDDWSYMAPQLQDLSYELNSGKARHAFPFDPRRCMAPLPRAYQWADGSAYINHVELVRKARNAEVPANFYTDPLMYQGGSDDFIGPCDDVIVPSTAMGIDFEAEIAVVTGDVPMGTDARDALGGIRLVMLANDVSLRNLIPGELAKGFGFFQSKPATAFSPVAVTLDELGDAWKSGRLHLTLQSTWNGRKVGMCDAGEEMTFHFGQLIAHIAKTRNVRAGSIVGSGTVSNKGVETGSGKNKRMEWPKGYSCIAEKRCIETIQDGTPKTEFMQFGDTIRIEMKGKDGQSIFGAIDQNIAPPGGSKDDLHEAQPVDSSED
- a CDS encoding IclR family transcriptional regulator, which encodes MEKERAGIQSVEVGFSLIEALAQASGPLMLKDVAAAAGMSAAKAHRYLVSFQRIGLVAQDERNSRYDLGPAALKIGLASLARLDPVRLARERIPALLETLNHTLAIAVWGNHGPTIVHWEESAQSVTANLRLGDVMPMLASATGRCFGAWLPREATAALLEPEIERARKARRQDLPQTEEAVADMLAEVRARGTARVVDTVLPGIVAFCVPVFDASGHIVLGLMTLGSLATFDPDYGGAIDAPLQAAARQLSSDLGWRAAPGH
- a CDS encoding TraB/GumN family protein, with the translated sequence MPSLNLSRWILPLKAVPAMALALLTGLSMAAEPAAEPAASCPPPFSPPTPAEVQAMAPHVQDRGLLWRVQDGERTSWLYGTLHVGKREWILPGRTIVRSMYGVDLLALELDVLNPQVMQQLIEGFQARVDAPALPAELEARLAQHRKQACAEHLSTQRPDAQLLGLVSQLGRKQGLVAEFGADLLLAGMAHALHKPVVGLESAQTQLEELLSDDPLEVQESVRDGLDQLDDPKAPEILQQLANIWASGNEKQLENYADWCDCIKTERDRLKYARLMDGRNPGMADGIVRQLQQGKTVFAAVGALHMVGPMGLPELLRQKGYQVERVSFKLPPIQKSESKPIQTE